In Cyprinus carpio isolate SPL01 chromosome B7, ASM1834038v1, whole genome shotgun sequence, a genomic segment contains:
- the LOC109049427 gene encoding vang-like protein 2, producing MDNESQYSGYSYKSSHSRSSRKHRDRRDRHRSKSRDSSSRGDKSVTIQAPGEPLLDAESTRGDDRDDNWGETTTVVTGTSEHSVSNEDLTRASKELEDSSPLECRRFAGPVLSGVLGLFALLTPLAFLLLPQLLWRDSLEPCGTPCEGLYVSLAFKLLVLLISSWALFLRPPRATLPRFFVFRCLLMALVFLFVASYWLFYGVRVLEPRERDYRGIVGYAVSLVDALLFIQYLALVLLEVRHLRPAFCLKVVRTTDGASRFYNVGHLSIQRAAVWVLDHYYTDFPVYNPALLNLPKSILSKKMSGFKVYTLGEESSTNNSTGQSRAMIAAAARRRDNSHNEYYYEEAEMDRRVRKRKARLVVAVEEAFTHIKRLQDDEAASSPKHPREVMDPREAAQAIFAPMARAMQKYLRTTRQQPYHSMESIIAHLQFCITHNMTPKAFLERYLAPGPTMQYQRENGSRGRQWTLVSEEPVTSALRQGLVFSLRRLDFALVVTVTPLPFLNLGEEFIDPKSHKFVMRLQSETSV from the exons ATGGACAACGAGTCGCAGTACTCGGGCTACTCCTACAAGTCTTCACATTCACGCAGCTCTCGCAAACACAG GGACAGGAGAGACCGGCATCGCTCGAAgagcagagacagcagcagcagaggagacAAGTCTGTGACCATCCAGGCTCCCGGAGAGCCGCTGCTGGACGCCGAGAGCACACGCGGAGATGACCGG gatgaTAACTGGGGTGAGACCACCACCGTCGTGACCGGGACGTCCGAGCACAGCGTGTCTAATGAGGACCTGACGCGGGCGTCTAAGGAGCTGGAGGACTCGTCGCCGCTGGAGTGTCGTCGTTTCGCGGGGCCGGTGTTGAGCGGTGTTCTGGGTCTGTTCGCGCTCCTGACGCCGCTGGCCTTCCTGCTGCTGCCGCAGCTGCTGTGGCGTGACTCTCTGGAGCCCTGCGGGACCCCCTGCGAGGGCCTGTACGTCTCGCTGGCCTTCAAGCTGCTGGTGCTGCTCATCTCGTCCTGGGCTCTGTTCCTGCGGCCGCCCCGCGCCACGCTGCCGCGCTTCTTCGTCTTCCGCTGCCTCCTGATGGCGCTGGTCTTCCTCTTCGTGGCCTCGTACTGGCTCTTCTACGGCGTGCGGGTGCTGGAGCCCCGAGAGCGTGACTACAGGGGCATCGTGGGATACGCCGTCTCTCTGGTGGACGCGCTGCTGTTCATCCAGTATCTGGCGCTCGTGCTGCTGGAGGTCAGGCACCTCAGACCTGCCTTCTGCCTCAAAGTGGTCCGCACCACCGACGGAGCCAGCCGCTTCTACAACGTGGGCCACCTCAG CATCCAGCGAGCAGCGGTGTGGGTTCTGGATCACTACTACACTGACTTCCCCGTCTACAACCCTGCTTTACTCAACCTGCCCAAGTCCATCCTGTCCAAGAAGATGTCTGGATTTAAGGTGTACACCCTGGGAGAAG AGAGCAGCACTAATAACTCGACGGGTCAGTCTCGGGCCATGATCGCCGCCGCCGCCCGCAGACGGGACAACTCTCACAACGAATACTACTACGAGGAGGCCGAGATGGACCGCAGGGTCAGGAAACGCAAGGCCAG GCTGGTGGTGGCGGTAGAGGAGGCATTCACTCACATCAAAAGGCTTCAGGACGACGAGGCGGCGTCGTCACCCAAGCACCCGCGTGAGGTGATGGACCCTCGAGAGGCGGCGCAGGCCATCTTCGCCCCCATGGCTCGAGCCATGCAGAAGTACCTGCGCACCACGCGCCAGCAGCCCTACCACAGCATGGAGAGCATCATCGCTCACCTGCAGTTCTGCATCACCCACAACATGACGCCCAAG GCCTTCCTGGAGCGCTACCTGGCCCCGGGGCCCACCATGCAGTACCAGCGAGAGAACGGCAGCAGGGGGCGCCAGTGGACTCTGGTGAGCGAGGAGCCCGTGACCTCAGCGCTGCGGCAGGGACTGGTGTTCTCCCTCCGCCGCCTCGATTTCGCTCTGGTCGTCACGGTGACGCCCCTCCCCTTCCTCAACCTGGGGGAGGAGTTCATCGACCCCAAGAGCCACAAGTTCGTGATGCGGCTCCAGTCAGAGACCTCAGTGTGA